One Oscillospiraceae bacterium genomic region harbors:
- a CDS encoding thiamine diphosphokinase, translating to MKHAILLSAVPVDAAMKRYCRPGSFVVACDAGYRNSDCLGVRPNLIVGDFDSAPQPDTDSDTIVLPHVKDDTDTHYAAKWLLENGYTQVTMLGALGGARLEHTIANLSTGLFLAEHGVDVVLADTASEIHYLVPGKDLTLQRGEWQYLSVFPWDGKLIGVDIEGAYYPLHGAELVPDYPLGVSNEFVEPTVTLRCQAGHGIVVLTRAD from the coding sequence ATGAAACACGCGATCCTGCTTTCGGCCGTGCCGGTCGATGCAGCTATGAAGCGCTACTGCCGCCCCGGCAGCTTTGTAGTAGCCTGCGATGCCGGCTACCGCAATTCCGATTGCCTGGGTGTGCGCCCGAATCTGATCGTGGGGGATTTTGATTCAGCCCCGCAGCCTGATACCGACAGTGATACCATTGTGCTGCCACACGTCAAAGATGACACCGACACCCACTACGCCGCCAAATGGCTTCTGGAAAACGGCTATACCCAGGTCACCATGCTGGGCGCCTTGGGCGGTGCCCGGCTGGAGCATACGATTGCCAACCTTTCCACTGGCCTGTTTTTAGCTGAGCATGGCGTGGACGTAGTGCTGGCAGATACCGCCAGCGAGATCCATTATCTTGTCCCCGGTAAAGACCTTACCTTGCAGCGCGGCGAATGGCAGTATCTCTCGGTGTTCCCGTGGGATGGCAAGCTGATCGGCGTGGACATTGAGGGGGCGTATTACCCCCTGCACGGTGCAGAACTCGTGCCGGATTATCCTCTTGGTGTCAGCAACGAGTTTGTAGAACCCACCGTTACCCTGCGTTGCCAGGCAGGCCATGGCATCGTTGTGCTGACCCGCGCCGATTAA
- the rsgA gene encoding ribosome small subunit-dependent GTPase A produces MNYITKGIGGFYYVKTPDGIKECKARGIFRKSGIKPVAGDWVALSPDGTVIDEIRPRKNVFVRPPIANLDVLFIVASTVQPVPSTLVLDQLAAAAIYKEVQPILVVTKADLGAADTLVQAYKTSGIPLVQLNYETGEGLDEIKAQIKDHLCAFCGNSGVGKSTLLNALAPELQRETGSISQKLGRGRHTTREVEIFEICGGRLADTPGFASLEAQKLCRIPKEDIQHTFPEFEPYFGQCRFTGCSHRAETDCAVRQAVEEGKISKTRYASYLAMYEEASARKEWEK; encoded by the coding sequence ATGAACTATATCACAAAAGGCATCGGCGGATTTTACTACGTAAAAACGCCGGATGGCATCAAAGAATGCAAGGCGCGCGGCATCTTCCGTAAAAGCGGCATCAAGCCGGTGGCAGGCGATTGGGTAGCGCTTTCCCCGGACGGCACGGTCATCGACGAGATCAGGCCTCGCAAAAACGTGTTTGTGCGCCCGCCTATTGCAAATTTGGATGTGCTGTTCATTGTGGCAAGCACCGTGCAGCCTGTGCCCAGTACCCTGGTGCTGGACCAGCTGGCAGCGGCTGCCATTTATAAAGAGGTACAGCCGATTCTGGTCGTGACCAAGGCTGACCTTGGCGCGGCGGATACGCTGGTGCAGGCCTACAAAACCAGTGGCATCCCGCTGGTGCAGCTGAACTACGAGACCGGCGAGGGCCTTGACGAAATCAAGGCGCAGATCAAAGATCATCTCTGTGCTTTCTGCGGCAACTCTGGCGTGGGTAAGTCTACACTGCTGAACGCTCTGGCGCCTGAATTGCAGCGGGAGACCGGCTCCATCAGCCAAAAGCTGGGCCGCGGCCGCCATACCACCCGCGAGGTGGAGATATTTGAAATCTGCGGCGGCCGTTTGGCCGACACGCCGGGCTTTGCCAGTCTGGAAGCCCAGAAGCTCTGCCGCATCCCCAAAGAGGACATCCAGCACACCTTCCCGGAGTTTGAGCCTTACTTTGGGCAGTGCCGCTTCACCGGCTGCTCGCACCGTGCCGAGACCGACTGCGCGGTGCGACAGGCAGTTGAGGAAGGCAAAATCAGCAAAACGCGCTATGCCAGCTACCTTGCCATGTACGAGGAAGCCAGCGCCAGGAAAGAATGGGAAAAATAA
- the spoIVA gene encoding stage IV sporulation protein A, whose protein sequence is MTQEQIYQNIARRTGGDIYIGVVGPVRTGKSTFIKRFSELLLLPHIQNEAQRARANDELPQSAAGRTIMTTEPKFIPEKAVNIELSGGGSFWARLIDCVGYMVDGALGHEEQDAPRLVKSPWFDHEVPFDLAAETGTRRVIREHATVGVVVTTDGSVADLPRENYCEAERRIIAELEAIGKPYVILLNCTDPDSDAAHQLAAQLQDTYQRAVVPINCVAMTAEALDGILQRLLYEFPIREIAVQMPSWVMMLESGHWLQSAVYTAMLKFAGSVHKMADIAGKNLPLECEYITKTILTGMDLASGSVHITAMIAPDIFYKILGEQTGLSIVDEASLLPCVVSLAKAKRAYDKIKSALDQVEATGYGIVMPGIEELTLEEPEIVRQGGQYGVRLSASAPSLHIMRANIHTELSPTVGSEQQGEELIKSLLADFETDPGKLWNTNIFGKSLNELVSEGVQAKLLHMPQEARSRLQSTLERIINEGCDGLICILL, encoded by the coding sequence GTGACGCAAGAACAAATCTACCAGAATATTGCGCGCCGGACCGGCGGCGATATTTATATTGGCGTGGTGGGGCCGGTGCGCACAGGCAAAAGCACCTTTATCAAGCGCTTCTCCGAGCTGCTTTTGCTGCCGCATATCCAAAACGAAGCCCAGCGTGCCCGCGCCAACGATGAACTGCCCCAAAGCGCCGCAGGCCGCACCATCATGACCACCGAGCCGAAGTTCATCCCGGAGAAGGCGGTCAATATCGAGCTTTCCGGCGGCGGCAGCTTCTGGGCACGGCTTATCGACTGTGTGGGCTACATGGTGGACGGTGCCCTCGGCCATGAGGAACAGGACGCCCCCCGCCTGGTGAAAAGCCCCTGGTTTGACCACGAGGTGCCCTTTGACCTGGCGGCCGAGACCGGCACACGGCGCGTTATCCGTGAGCATGCAACCGTGGGCGTCGTTGTCACCACCGACGGCAGCGTGGCCGACCTGCCGCGGGAAAACTACTGCGAGGCCGAGCGCCGCATCATCGCCGAACTGGAGGCCATCGGTAAGCCCTACGTCATTTTGCTGAACTGTACTGACCCGGACAGTGATGCCGCCCACCAGCTGGCCGCCCAATTGCAGGATACCTACCAGCGGGCGGTCGTGCCCATCAACTGCGTAGCAATGACTGCCGAAGCGCTGGACGGCATTTTGCAGCGGCTTTTGTATGAGTTCCCGATTCGAGAAATCGCCGTGCAGATGCCCAGCTGGGTCATGATGCTGGAATCCGGCCATTGGCTGCAAAGCGCCGTATACACTGCCATGCTGAAATTTGCCGGCTCTGTGCACAAAATGGCCGATATTGCAGGCAAAAATCTGCCGTTGGAATGTGAGTACATCACCAAAACTATACTGACCGGCATGGACCTTGCCAGCGGTTCGGTGCACATTACGGCAATGATTGCGCCTGATATTTTTTACAAAATTTTGGGTGAGCAGACCGGGCTTTCCATCGTGGATGAAGCCAGCCTACTGCCCTGTGTGGTCAGCCTGGCCAAGGCAAAGCGCGCCTACGATAAGATCAAATCGGCCCTTGACCAGGTGGAAGCCACCGGCTACGGCATTGTGATGCCGGGTATCGAAGAGCTGACGCTGGAAGAGCCGGAGATCGTGCGCCAGGGCGGGCAGTACGGCGTGCGGCTCTCCGCCAGCGCACCCAGTTTGCACATTATGCGGGCCAACATCCACACTGAACTTTCCCCCACGGTGGGCAGTGAGCAGCAGGGGGAAGAACTCATCAAGAGCCTGCTGGCAGATTTCGAGACCGACCCCGGCAAACTGTGGAACACTAACATCTTTGGCAAAAGCCTGAACGAATTGGTCAGCGAGGGAGTGCAGGCCAAGCTGCTGCATATGCCGCAGGAGGCACGCAGCCGCCTGCAATCTACGTTGGAACGCATTATCAATGAGGGATGCGACGGCCTGATCTGCATCCTGTTGTAA
- a CDS encoding pro-sigmaK processing inhibitor BofA family protein, whose product MPLTDTLWPWAVGAVCLLLVLRCAARQRHPVLAVLAGAVCGLGVLAVMALLEPVSGIALPLNRYTAFVAAVLGVPGVVLLLLLQLIL is encoded by the coding sequence GTGCCGCTGACAGACACTTTGTGGCCCTGGGCGGTCGGTGCGGTATGCCTGCTGCTGGTTTTGCGGTGCGCCGCCCGCCAGCGGCACCCGGTACTGGCTGTGCTGGCCGGGGCCGTTTGCGGGCTGGGGGTGCTGGCTGTGATGGCGCTGCTGGAACCTGTCAGCGGCATTGCACTGCCGCTGAACCGCTATACGGCCTTTGTGGCGGCTGTACTGGGCGTGCCCGGGGTGGTTTTATTGCTGCTTTTACAGCTGATATTATAA
- a CDS encoding Stp1/IreP family PP2C-type Ser/Thr phosphatase — MKIAAITDIGSCRQENQDNYCAQQLPGGTAWGIVCDGMGGVNGGRIAAHIATDTMQQYFARQMRSLQPGGEKSFIMRGFDITNRAVYEKATSDPEMMGMGTTGVCAYAGGGLAHVVHAGDSRAYLFHEGEMRQITRDHSMVQQLVDSGKITREQAAQHPKKNLITRALGVSANIVPEYNRCEIEVGDILLLCSDGLTNMISDEEIALVLREVPFFEAPSILVDRALQAGGQDNITVLLMGVEITEVNHG; from the coding sequence ATGAAGATTGCCGCAATTACTGACATCGGCAGCTGCCGCCAGGAAAACCAGGATAACTACTGCGCGCAGCAGCTGCCGGGCGGTACCGCCTGGGGCATTGTCTGCGATGGTATGGGTGGCGTCAATGGCGGGCGTATCGCCGCGCACATTGCCACCGATACGATGCAGCAGTATTTTGCCCGTCAGATGCGCTCCCTGCAGCCGGGCGGCGAGAAAAGCTTTATCATGCGCGGGTTTGATATTACCAACCGCGCCGTGTATGAAAAAGCCACCTCGGACCCTGAGATGATGGGCATGGGTACGACCGGCGTTTGTGCGTATGCCGGCGGGGGGCTGGCGCATGTGGTCCATGCGGGCGACTCCCGCGCGTATCTTTTCCACGAGGGCGAGATGCGTCAGATCACGCGGGACCACTCAATGGTCCAGCAGTTGGTGGACAGCGGTAAGATCACTCGGGAGCAGGCGGCCCAGCACCCCAAAAAGAACCTAATCACCCGGGCGTTGGGCGTTTCGGCCAATATCGTGCCGGAATATAACCGCTGCGAGATCGAAGTCGGCGACATTTTGCTGCTGTGCAGTGATGGCCTGACCAACATGATCTCGGATGAAGAGATTGCACTGGTGCTGCGGGAGGTCCCGTTCTTTGAGGCCCCCAGCATCTTAGTAGATAGAGCTTTGCAGGCCGGTGGGCAGGATAACATCACCGTGCTGCTGATGGGCGTGGAAATTACGGAGGTCAATCATGGATAA
- the pknB gene encoding Stk1 family PASTA domain-containing Ser/Thr kinase: MDNLIGKRLDGRYQIESLVGMGGMANVYRGTDTRTGNAIAVKVLKEEFLDNEELVRRFKNESKAISILNHPNIVKVYDVSVTDRLQYIVMEYVDGITLKEYLKQRGGALTWKETVHFATQVLSALQHAHSKGIIHRDVKPQNIMLLADGSIKMMDFGIARFSRAQSQTVSDKAIGSVHYISPEQAKGDKTDARTDIYSVGVMLYEMLSGKLPFDGDGAVSIAIMQISDKAKPLAQVAPNVPEALCQITEKAMEKDPANRYQSAQEMLEAIEAFKRNPSARFAYEYRNTQDNPERNINRVVNSTKPAAKSAAGTKAAAKSGSNIRTEEARRVGTQNPGRGKKNKKKKGQKPFSLLPIFFGMAVAFVIGAAILIYLIFTNSSNLLFSNRNDVTLISFIGMTEDEFRASEYNSLLKLQKEEEYSDEPAGTIVKQNPKAGRTVKEGQKITLTVSLGTQYITIPETKNMVAEDAEQTLKDMGLRVTKKPMVDATVAPGAVIYTQPAAGETVTGDSMVIVYVSRQDKNKTQPVPSLTGRMLEDARNEIKGKFSVRVVEQASEQPAGTVLSQSPAAGSEARITSAITLVVSTGVPEVVKTPTDNGGGDEGGNAIEESWWSSSDGAHQIHQLTDGTMWNENGQQCDAQGNPL, translated from the coding sequence ATGGATAATCTCATTGGAAAGCGGCTGGACGGACGGTATCAGATCGAAAGTCTGGTCGGCATGGGCGGCATGGCCAACGTCTACCGCGGCACCGATACCAGGACCGGCAATGCCATCGCCGTTAAGGTATTGAAAGAGGAATTCCTGGATAACGAGGAGCTGGTCCGCCGCTTCAAAAACGAGTCCAAGGCTATTTCCATCTTGAATCACCCCAACATCGTAAAGGTTTACGATGTATCCGTGACGGACCGTCTGCAGTATATTGTCATGGAATATGTGGACGGCATCACGCTGAAGGAGTACCTTAAGCAGCGCGGCGGCGCCCTGACCTGGAAAGAAACTGTACACTTTGCCACCCAGGTGCTCAGCGCTTTGCAGCATGCCCACTCCAAGGGCATCATTCACCGCGATGTAAAGCCGCAGAACATCATGCTGCTGGCAGACGGATCGATTAAAATGATGGACTTCGGCATTGCGCGCTTCTCTCGTGCGCAGAGCCAGACCGTCAGCGATAAGGCCATTGGCTCGGTGCATTATATCAGCCCCGAGCAGGCCAAGGGCGATAAGACCGACGCCCGCACCGACATCTACTCAGTGGGCGTTATGCTGTACGAGATGCTCTCCGGCAAGCTGCCTTTTGACGGCGATGGTGCTGTGTCCATCGCCATCATGCAGATCTCCGATAAGGCAAAGCCTTTGGCGCAGGTGGCCCCCAACGTGCCCGAAGCCCTGTGCCAGATCACCGAAAAAGCCATGGAAAAGGACCCGGCCAACCGCTACCAGAGCGCCCAGGAAATGCTGGAAGCCATCGAGGCTTTCAAACGCAACCCCTCGGCCCGCTTTGCGTATGAGTACCGCAACACCCAGGACAACCCGGAAAGGAATATCAACCGCGTGGTAAACAGCACAAAACCTGCCGCAAAATCGGCGGCTGGAACCAAGGCAGCGGCTAAGTCCGGCAGCAATATCCGCACCGAAGAAGCCCGTCGTGTGGGCACCCAGAACCCCGGCCGCGGCAAAAAGAATAAGAAGAAAAAAGGCCAGAAGCCTTTCTCTCTGCTACCCATTTTCTTTGGCATGGCGGTCGCCTTTGTCATCGGTGCCGCTATCCTGATCTATTTGATCTTCACCAACTCCAGCAACCTGCTTTTCTCCAACCGTAACGACGTCACCCTCATCAGCTTCATCGGCATGACCGAGGATGAGTTCCGCGCTTCGGAGTATAATTCTCTGCTGAAATTGCAGAAAGAGGAAGAATATTCCGACGAGCCCGCCGGCACCATCGTCAAGCAGAACCCCAAGGCCGGCCGTACTGTCAAGGAGGGCCAGAAGATCACCTTGACCGTGAGCCTGGGCACCCAGTATATTACGATCCCCGAGACGAAAAACATGGTGGCTGAGGATGCCGAGCAGACCCTGAAAGACATGGGCCTGCGCGTAACCAAAAAGCCGATGGTGGACGCCACCGTCGCCCCCGGCGCGGTCATCTACACCCAGCCTGCTGCCGGTGAGACCGTCACCGGTGACTCGATGGTCATCGTCTACGTCAGCCGCCAGGACAAGAACAAGACCCAGCCTGTGCCCAGCCTGACCGGTCGTATGCTCGAAGATGCCCGCAACGAGATCAAGGGCAAGTTCTCGGTCCGCGTGGTCGAGCAGGCCAGCGAACAGCCAGCCGGTACCGTTTTGAGCCAGAGCCCGGCCGCCGGTTCCGAGGCCCGCATCACATCGGCTATCACGCTGGTGGTCTCCACCGGTGTGCCTGAAGTCGTCAAAACGCCTACCGATAACGGCGGCGGAGATGAGGGCGGCAATGCGATCGAAGAGAGCTGGTGGTCCAGCTCGGATGGCGCACACCAGATCCACCAGCTGACCGATGGCACGATGTGGAATGAGAACGGCCAGCAGTGCGACGCTCAGGGCAACCCGCTTTGA
- a CDS encoding DUF3794 domain-containing protein: MELKVFKDTLAAYGGRWETRQELPVETEILIPDYQPAVFKIVKCLMQPVVLQNRVASGRWHCEGYLRCTVYYQSDEPGCRLYRTEQKFAFEKSVELPDAAFAEGPAQVWGEQEYCNCRAVSEHRIDLRGAYILCAAALMVRNCELLTSLADCGIEQRTQELSGLTRVAAEEKALTSEINLPLPGTGESILDIGGSFTLTSLTMQTGQASCQGILQVQVCCQPSESEALDVRTKEMTVQQTVDLPGAAESDQCIAWGELLHCTLRTEDGAADASLSVTWKLHLELWRLAAHTVVADAYSTLCQAQTVQTVCKLLQRTTDLNGHLSVTVEDDLPTPDAEVRGCFVTLEAPVQIPEEAASKEKAGETRWELQGKGTAHVLCADSRGELTCYDKAFTWQPEGSWQGSPGDAYPCLHADVTRLTSGKSGTRLRVEIELSITGSMLQAQAQQALSEVDLGEEFTDGTDGPALYLYYAQEGERIFDIAKRYHARAKDLAAANHLETGGTAPQDLTTESTCLLIPAAL, encoded by the coding sequence ATGGAACTGAAGGTGTTTAAGGACACCCTTGCAGCATACGGCGGGCGGTGGGAGACACGGCAGGAACTGCCGGTGGAAACGGAAATTTTGATTCCGGATTATCAGCCGGCTGTTTTTAAGATCGTCAAATGCCTGATGCAGCCGGTGGTACTGCAAAACCGGGTAGCTAGCGGGCGCTGGCACTGCGAGGGGTATCTGCGCTGCACCGTGTATTATCAAAGCGATGAGCCCGGCTGCCGACTGTACCGCACCGAGCAGAAATTTGCCTTTGAAAAATCGGTCGAGCTCCCGGACGCTGCCTTTGCCGAAGGCCCGGCCCAGGTCTGGGGCGAGCAGGAATACTGCAACTGCCGCGCCGTCAGTGAGCATCGCATCGACCTGCGCGGGGCGTACATCCTGTGTGCCGCAGCGCTGATGGTCAGGAATTGCGAGCTGCTGACCTCGCTGGCCGATTGCGGCATTGAGCAGCGCACACAAGAGCTATCCGGCCTGACCCGCGTGGCCGCCGAGGAAAAGGCCCTGACCAGTGAGATCAACCTGCCGCTGCCGGGCACAGGGGAGTCCATCCTGGATATCGGCGGCAGCTTTACCCTGACCAGCCTGACCATGCAGACCGGGCAGGCCAGCTGCCAGGGCATTTTGCAGGTGCAAGTTTGCTGCCAGCCGTCGGAAAGCGAAGCGCTGGATGTCCGCACCAAAGAGATGACGGTTCAACAGACCGTCGACCTTCCCGGAGCAGCCGAGAGCGACCAGTGCATCGCCTGGGGCGAACTGCTGCACTGCACCCTGCGCACAGAGGATGGTGCGGCGGATGCAAGCCTATCGGTTACATGGAAACTGCACCTGGAACTGTGGCGGCTCGCTGCCCACACCGTGGTGGCGGACGCATACTCGACCCTTTGCCAGGCACAGACCGTGCAGACCGTCTGCAAGCTGCTGCAAAGGACCACCGACCTGAACGGCCATCTGTCCGTGACCGTAGAGGATGACCTGCCCACGCCCGACGCCGAAGTGCGCGGCTGCTTTGTCACGCTGGAAGCGCCGGTGCAGATTCCTGAGGAAGCAGCCAGCAAAGAAAAAGCAGGAGAGACCCGCTGGGAACTGCAGGGCAAAGGCACGGCCCATGTGTTGTGTGCCGACAGCCGCGGCGAACTGACCTGTTACGATAAAGCTTTTACCTGGCAGCCGGAAGGCAGCTGGCAGGGAAGTCCCGGCGATGCTTACCCCTGCCTGCATGCCGATGTGACCCGTCTGACCAGCGGCAAAAGCGGTACGCGGCTGCGCGTAGAAATTGAGCTGAGCATAACCGGCTCCATGCTGCAGGCCCAGGCCCAGCAGGCTTTAAGTGAGGTGGATCTGGGAGAAGAATTTACCGATGGCACAGATGGCCCGGCGCTGTACCTGTACTATGCGCAGGAAGGGGAGCGCATCTTTGATATTGCCAAGCGCTACCACGCCCGCGCTAAAGACTTGGCCGCCGCCAACCACTTGGAGACCGGCGGCACCGCACCCCAGGACCTGACCACCGAGAGCACCTGCCTGCTGATTCCCGCCGCTTTGTAA